A single window of Microcebus murinus isolate Inina chromosome 29, M.murinus_Inina_mat1.0, whole genome shotgun sequence DNA harbors:
- the LOC109730320 gene encoding placenta-specific gene 8 protein-like codes for MSAVYCQPGYVSRSVALSDWQSAPWDCCDDMKTCLCGTFCPCVLAAMVAEDLDEFCLCGGNLAIRTLYRTRYGIPGSLCGDWLWWTFCCPCTLCQLKRDVEMRKELCAL; via the exons ATGAGCGCGGTTTACTGCCAGCCGGGCTACGTGTCCCGGAGCGTGGCCCTGAGCGACTGGCAGTCCGCCCCTTGGGACTGCTGCGATGACATGAAGACTT GTCTGTGCGGGACGTTCTGCCCCTGTGTGCTGGCCGCCATGGTCGCCGAGGACCTGGACGAGTTCTGCCTGTGCGGGGGCAACCTGGCCATCCGGACCCTGTACCGCACCCGCTACGGCATCCCG ggaTCTCTGTGCGGAGACTGGCTGTGGTGGACGTTTTGTTGTCCTTGTACCTTGTGTCAACTGAAGAGGGACGTCGAGATGAGGAAAGAACTGTGTGCTTTGTAA
- the LOC105872596 gene encoding placenta-specific gene 8 protein, with amino-acid sequence MQAQPPVVVVTQPTYGPAPQNSNWQTGMCDCFNDCGVCLCGMFCFVCLGCQVASDMNECCLCGTSVAMRTLYRTRYGIPGSICDDFMVTLCCPICSLCQIKRDINIRRAQRTF; translated from the exons ATGCAGGCTCAGCCGCCGGTGGTCGTGGTCACTCAGCCTACATACGGCCCCGCACCCCAAAACTCCAACTGGCAGACGGGCATGTGTGACTGCTTCAACGACTGCGGCGTGT GTCTCTGCGGCATGTTCTGTTTCGTGTGCCTGGGGTGTCAAGTCGCCAGTGACATGAACGAATGCTGCCTGTGCGGGACATCTGTCGCCATGAGGACTCTCTACCGGACCCGATACGGCATCCCC GGATCCATTTGCGATGACTTCATGGTGACACTTTGCTGTCCTATTTGCTCTCTCTGCCAAATCAAGAGAGATATCAACATACGGAGAGCCCAGCGTACTTTCTAA